A region from the Lolium perenne isolate Kyuss_39 chromosome 4, Kyuss_2.0, whole genome shotgun sequence genome encodes:
- the LOC127348182 gene encoding uncharacterized protein: MFKYGDPRRKPTREYLNILGGLIRNHFPGIVNLPSGGRDVAWTWKHYSYAEDPSGKCTNMQERVVRHFWKYFKRAEGEEIACDVILHELCRVRVTGMHYENPPQYVGEDKACFLAMVIWWTSPEYARKHEEGKQKRLEMGGGSHVLGSKNLALTLQQEEVKTGVTPNLFGLFQKSKTRREPHPETGSVWVNGLAEAQCGAYRSKFKAKHGEDADPTTEDFDVEVAVLAGQGKKGGRLWIADGLVDPKTIPSLRQIRRGRTSEQPRVETRPWASDLAVEKLRAEMEERERRHQEEQMQQQLRENMQMQQQMLQQMQQQQQMFQQMFMNQAVLTSPPGSSGPSTSCPPMFPHFIPTPDPVVMALLQQAPSQSPLTPGLIVNNTGIIRSLQQFLGINGETGKFWNCFSIFAVHMHTAMTHAHGKGLLCRAHTHGKGCLLCTSAAAGVLL; the protein is encoded by the exons ATGTTCAAGTATGGTGACCCGAGGAGGAAGCCGACACGTGAGTACTTGAACATCCTTGGAGGCCTAATTAGGAATCATTTCCCTGGGATTGTCAATCTCCCTAGTGGTGGCCGCGATGTGGCTTGGACTTGGAAGCACTACAGCTACGCGGAAGATCCTAGCGGCAAGTGCACCAACATGCAAGAGCGGGTTGTCCGCCacttctgg aaatacttcaagagggctGAGGGCGAGGAAATTGCGTGCGACGTTATCTTACACGAGTTGTGCAGGgtgagggtgactggcatgcactacgag aaccctcctcagtacgtcggggAAGACAAGGCGTGCTTTCTTGCGATGGTCATATGGTGGACATCCCCCGAATACGCCCgaaagcacgaggagggcaagcagAAGCGTTTAGAGATGGGAGGTGGATCACATGTCCTGGGCAGCAAGAACTTGGCCCTTACCTTGCAGCAAGAG gaagtgaaGACAGGCGTGACACCAAACTTATTTGGCCTTTTCCAAAAGTCCAAGACTAGGAGGGAGCCGCATCCTGAAACGGGGTCCGTGTGGGTCAACGGGCTAGCGGAGGCACAGTGTGGCGCGTACCGCTCGAAGTTCAAGGCCAAGCACGGCGAAGACGCCGACCCAACCACCGAAGACTTTGACGttgaggttgcggtgcttgcgggacaAGGCAAGAAGGGTGGCCGCCTATGGATTGCTGATGGGTTAGTCGACCCAAAGACCATTCCATCTctacgccagatccgtcgtgggcGTACGAGCGAGCAGCCTCGGGTAGAGACCCGCCCATGGGCTTCAGACCTAGCTGTTGAGAAGTTACGG GCGGAGATGGAAGAAAGGGAACGGAGGCACCAAGAGGAGCAGATGCAGCAGCAGCTTAGGGAGAACATGCAGATGCAGCAGCAGATGTTGCAGCAGATGCAACAACAGCAACAGATGTTCCAGCAGATGTTCATGAACCAGGCCGTGCTGACTTCCCCACCAGGGAGTAGTGGTCCTAGCACGTCGTGTCCTCCTATGTTCCCACATTTT ATCCCCACGCCCGATCCGGTTGTGATGGCGCTCCTCCAGCAAGCGCCAAGTCAGAGCCCGCTGACACCTGGCTTGATCGTCAACAATACGGGCATCATCCGGAGCCTGCAGCAGTTTCTAG GGATTAATGGGGAAACAGGGAAATTCTGGAATTGTTTCAGCATCTTTGCCGTGCATATGCACACGGCAATGACacatgcgcacggcaaaggccttcttTGCCGTGCACACACACACGGCAAAGGGTGCCTGCTGTGCACCAGCGCCGCTGCGGGTGTCCTGCTGTAG